One segment of Ureibacillus thermophilus DNA contains the following:
- the fliJ gene encoding flagellar export protein FliJ → MVQFTYRFEKVLTVREQEKKQTEAAYNEAVRSFEKVATKLYELLKKKEDLINYQNERLKTGLTVDEIHHFAKFIDSLEHAIEDVQQKVNQARAKMQWYEQKLIEKNLEVRKYEKMREKDFSAFQEEQNRIEAQFLDEISSLMYNKRTI, encoded by the coding sequence ATGGTTCAATTTACCTATCGTTTTGAAAAAGTATTGACTGTTCGAGAACAAGAAAAAAAACAGACGGAAGCTGCCTATAATGAAGCAGTTCGTTCCTTTGAAAAAGTTGCGACCAAATTATATGAATTATTAAAGAAAAAAGAAGATTTAATCAATTACCAAAACGAACGTTTAAAAACGGGGTTAACGGTGGATGAAATTCATCATTTTGCAAAGTTTATAGATAGTTTGGAACATGCCATCGAAGACGTGCAACAAAAAGTCAATCAAGCTCGAGCAAAAATGCAATGGTATGAACAAAAATTAATAGAAAAAAACTTGGAAGTACGTAAGTATGAAAAAATGCGGGAGAAAGATTTCAGCGCGTTTCAAGAGGAACAAAATCGCATAGAGGCACAATTCTTAGATGAGATTTCCTCCCTTATGTACAACAAGAGAACAATTTAG
- a CDS encoding MotE family protein, with amino-acid sequence MANVNKKTKNEKTKDVVDEKSPGFFQKLFAWVIIPLLFVIAILLVIAQFTNTNVFEKATEVLPNNSEEEAKGSEEMEKKIVELKAEIQEKDAQIEKLQKELDDALAENENQKAIQEQLQQKIQELESGQEEAKKDLKEIVSTYEKMPAKAVAPIIVQMSDEQAVEILSNMKPETLSAVLAKMDPKDAARYTELLSTKENRSSNS; translated from the coding sequence ATGGCGAACGTTAATAAAAAAACGAAAAATGAAAAGACAAAAGATGTGGTGGACGAAAAATCACCAGGTTTTTTTCAAAAATTATTTGCTTGGGTGATTATTCCGCTGTTATTTGTCATTGCCATTTTGCTGGTCATTGCTCAATTTACGAACACAAATGTATTTGAAAAAGCAACGGAAGTATTGCCGAACAACAGTGAGGAAGAAGCTAAAGGTTCAGAGGAAATGGAGAAGAAAATCGTTGAATTGAAAGCGGAAATTCAAGAGAAGGATGCCCAAATTGAAAAACTCCAAAAAGAGTTGGACGATGCTTTAGCCGAAAATGAAAATCAAAAAGCGATACAAGAACAATTGCAACAAAAAATACAAGAACTGGAATCTGGGCAAGAAGAAGCGAAAAAAGATTTAAAAGAGATTGTAAGTACATATGAAAAAATGCCTGCCAAAGCTGTAGCTCCGATTATTGTGCAAATGAGCGACGAACAGGCGGTGGAAATTTTATCGAATATGAAGCCGGAAACTCTTTCAGCTGTTTTAGCAAAAATGGATCCGAAAGATGCTGCACGATATACAGAATTATTATCAACAAAGGAGAATAGAAGTTCAAATTCTTAA
- a CDS encoding flagellar hook-length control protein FliK — translation MNIGAFSFAIHQLPSISSGKLNQPSNKGDSKFGNIFSSMVANNTKEVDVQRTAEVQELLEENSFKGVLELLGISYDEGLFIVSQGEEEKAVTIDEVLENSDNLLSLLNINREQLNEILQLIFGQEVSINNLSDFIQFINEQPQLSADIALTILGKDNDNQKVAVQLLQLMKLVEIIYKEYSISQQSSLLLSENNNEFKLQRKQPANIFQTVDKVSENEQSTKPIFGVKAVLQNVENLISIEGTSSSGKFSLEGFEQLVQQAKTTMENSASTLPNTMLQPNSETKTVTITLPNTNQTSQAESLVKQIEALLQRSQMANTQGTSKILIKLHPENLGSIRIELVHREGAITARLLASTSQAKELLDSQVHQLKQAFVQQNIQLERIDIQQSLQETDLRNQSFFNNMFNGRERQEKEEQHSEEKQEEESKSFKDYLIDEEV, via the coding sequence ATGAACATTGGAGCATTTTCCTTTGCTATTCATCAACTTCCATCCATTAGCTCAGGAAAGTTAAATCAACCGTCCAATAAAGGGGATAGTAAATTTGGAAACATATTTAGCAGCATGGTTGCGAATAACACGAAAGAAGTAGATGTTCAACGGACTGCTGAAGTTCAAGAGTTGCTTGAGGAAAATTCCTTTAAAGGGGTTTTGGAACTACTAGGGATCTCCTATGATGAAGGGTTGTTTATAGTATCTCAAGGTGAAGAAGAAAAAGCTGTTACTATAGATGAAGTGTTAGAAAATTCGGACAATCTTTTATCTTTATTAAATATCAATCGAGAGCAATTAAACGAAATCCTTCAGCTAATTTTTGGACAAGAAGTGTCAATCAACAATCTTTCGGATTTCATTCAATTCATTAATGAACAACCTCAATTATCAGCTGATATTGCTTTAACCATTCTTGGAAAAGATAATGACAACCAAAAAGTTGCTGTTCAATTGCTGCAGTTGATGAAATTGGTGGAAATCATCTATAAAGAATATTCTATTTCACAACAATCATCACTTTTGTTATCTGAAAATAACAATGAATTTAAGTTGCAAAGAAAACAACCAGCAAATATATTTCAAACGGTGGATAAAGTCTCAGAAAACGAACAATCAACAAAGCCAATTTTCGGTGTAAAAGCGGTATTGCAAAATGTCGAAAACTTGATTTCAATAGAGGGTACAAGCTCATCTGGAAAATTTTCTTTGGAAGGTTTTGAACAATTAGTGCAGCAAGCAAAAACAACAATGGAAAATTCTGCTTCCACTTTGCCAAACACAATGTTGCAGCCGAATTCGGAAACAAAAACTGTAACGATTACATTACCGAATACTAATCAGACTTCTCAAGCAGAGTCGCTCGTAAAACAAATTGAAGCATTGTTGCAGCGCAGCCAGATGGCCAATACCCAAGGAACATCAAAAATATTAATCAAACTCCATCCTGAAAATTTAGGCTCTATTCGCATTGAATTAGTGCATCGGGAAGGCGCAATTACTGCAAGACTTCTAGCTTCTACTTCTCAAGCTAAAGAATTGCTTGACAGCCAAGTTCATCAGTTAAAGCAAGCCTTTGTCCAACAAAACATTCAGCTCGAACGCATCGATATTCAACAAAGTTTACAAGAAACAGATTTGCGTAACCAAAGCTTCTTTAACAATATGTTTAATGGAAGAGAGCGGCAAGAAAAAGAGGAGCAACATTCAGAAGAGAAGCAAGAGGAAGAATCAAAATCCTTCAAAGATTATTTGATTGATGAGGAGGTGTAG
- the flgD gene encoding flagellar hook assembly protein FlgD has protein sequence MAEMSAITSDLYLSNIKKVQKQTGNSVLGKDDFLKLLITQLQHQDPTNPVDDKEFIAQMAQFSTLEQMQNMTKAMEDLFESQQETQLISYINLIGKKITWHEITEELDDKGLPIVNEGQGVISEVKFKDGSPVFVLEDGKELTPSNISSVVDGKSNTSKDTVSDNPLVEASMLIGKTVKYQDENGNFLEGKIESVTTNNQVIEYILDNQLRLKKDQFEIVDK, from the coding sequence ATGGCGGAAATGTCAGCCATCACAAGCGATTTATATTTATCTAATATCAAAAAAGTTCAGAAACAAACTGGTAACTCAGTACTAGGAAAAGATGACTTTTTAAAACTATTAATCACACAGTTGCAACATCAAGATCCAACGAACCCTGTGGATGATAAAGAATTTATTGCCCAAATGGCCCAGTTCTCAACATTGGAACAAATGCAAAACATGACAAAAGCAATGGAAGATTTGTTTGAATCGCAACAGGAGACACAATTGATTTCATACATAAATTTAATAGGCAAAAAAATAACTTGGCATGAAATTACAGAAGAACTAGATGATAAAGGTTTACCAATTGTTAATGAAGGCCAAGGGGTCATTTCAGAAGTGAAATTTAAAGACGGCTCTCCAGTCTTTGTATTAGAAGACGGAAAAGAGCTGACACCAAGCAATATCTCATCGGTAGTAGATGGCAAATCGAATACTTCAAAGGATACTGTTTCTGATAATCCTCTTGTGGAAGCAAGTATGCTGATTGGAAAAACAGTGAAATATCAAGATGAAAATGGCAATTTCCTTGAAGGAAAGATTGAATCTGTAACAACAAACAATCAAGTGATTGAATATATCTTAGACAACCAGCTTCGCTTAAAGAAAGATCAATTTGAAATAGTGGATAAATAA
- a CDS encoding TIGR02530 family flagellar biosynthesis protein has translation MHRIQFQHVPLQSVLGKQSTKPIEKKSTSFSEQFEHAKNELKISKHANERIRERNIQISEQEWKKVSDKVMEARSKGIMQPLVLMDQAAIIISAKNGTVITVLERDEAKEQLFTNIDGTIVL, from the coding sequence ATGCACCGAATCCAATTTCAGCATGTTCCACTGCAATCGGTTCTTGGAAAGCAAAGCACGAAACCAATAGAAAAAAAGTCGACAAGTTTCAGTGAGCAATTTGAGCACGCGAAAAATGAGCTGAAAATCAGCAAGCATGCCAATGAACGAATTCGCGAGCGAAATATCCAGATTTCAGAACAAGAATGGAAAAAAGTCAGCGATAAAGTAATGGAAGCCCGTTCAAAAGGAATCATGCAGCCGCTTGTATTAATGGATCAAGCAGCGATAATCATCAGTGCGAAAAATGGAACAGTTATAACCGTTTTGGAGCGGGATGAAGCAAAAGAACAATTATTTACAAATATTGATGGCACTATTGTGTTATAA
- a CDS encoding flagellar hook-basal body complex protein: MLRSMYSAISGVRNHQTKLDVIGNNISNVNTHGFKKSRTIFKEMVSQNIGSASAATATRGGVNPKQVGLGSTMAAIDTIHSTGSLQSTARTLDLAISGDGYFMVADKATGTGVGGSSFASVLYTRAGNFYMDKDGYLVNAEGKYLVGVAPEKVNSTTASTDTAYPLAKDVKMKNDSSDLSPQNPTTWASPIDSGATTVYAPIRIPTDATEMSIGQDGTVTFVDANGELRWAGQIVLAKFPNPGGLQKSGSNYYTETSNSGSPYTQVGTVAGIGSVESGFLEMSNVDLSEEFTEMIVAQRGFQANTRIITTSDQILEELVNLKR, from the coding sequence ATGCTACGTTCAATGTACTCTGCGATTTCAGGTGTGCGTAACCACCAAACAAAATTAGATGTAATTGGGAACAATATTTCCAATGTGAATACACATGGATTTAAGAAAAGCAGAACGATATTTAAGGAAATGGTTTCACAAAATATAGGCAGTGCTTCAGCCGCTACTGCAACTCGAGGCGGTGTCAACCCAAAACAAGTGGGATTAGGATCTACAATGGCTGCTATTGATACAATTCACTCAACAGGTTCCTTGCAATCCACTGCTCGCACCCTTGACTTAGCGATTTCAGGGGATGGCTATTTTATGGTGGCGGATAAAGCAACTGGGACTGGTGTTGGAGGTTCTAGTTTTGCAAGTGTTTTATATACGAGAGCAGGAAACTTCTATATGGATAAAGATGGATATCTTGTAAACGCTGAGGGGAAATATTTGGTTGGTGTTGCACCAGAAAAAGTTAATTCGACTACTGCTAGTACTGATACTGCTTATCCTTTAGCTAAAGATGTAAAAATGAAAAATGATTCGAGTGATTTATCACCACAAAACCCAACAACTTGGGCATCACCAATAGATTCAGGTGCGACAACAGTTTATGCACCAATTCGAATCCCGACGGATGCTACTGAAATGAGTATCGGCCAAGATGGTACGGTAACATTTGTAGATGCCAATGGAGAATTAAGATGGGCCGGGCAAATTGTATTAGCTAAATTCCCTAACCCAGGTGGTTTGCAAAAATCAGGTAGCAACTATTATACTGAAACATCGAACTCAGGAAGCCCTTACACGCAAGTTGGTACGGTAGCAGGTATCGGTTCTGTTGAATCCGGCTTCCTTGAAATGTCAAATGTGGACCTATCAGAAGAGTTTACGGAAATGATTGTGGCACAACGCGGCTTCCAAGCAAATACCCGCATAATTACAACATCTGACCAAATTTTAGAAGAACTTGTGAACTTAAAACGCTAA
- a CDS encoding flagellar FlbD family protein, with the protein MIQLTKLNGKTFSVNALYIETVESFPDTTITLTNGRKFIVKESEEEVRRKVTDYYRTIQVLSNPHLRGDEENEE; encoded by the coding sequence ATGATTCAATTAACCAAGTTAAATGGCAAAACTTTTTCAGTGAATGCACTATACATAGAAACGGTCGAATCTTTTCCGGATACGACCATTACACTGACGAATGGGCGTAAATTTATAGTAAAAGAATCGGAAGAAGAGGTAAGGAGAAAAGTGACGGATTATTACCGCACAATTCAAGTCCTTTCTAACCCCCATCTACGAGGTGACGAAGAAAATGAAGAATAA
- the fliL gene encoding flagellar basal body-associated protein FliL produces the protein MKNNKLLTVMLIILVSITLIGVVLFVVITQMNKQSSTLEPSIDDILESSVDIPELTTNLADGQFIRIELKIQTDSKKAAEELTKRDFQTKNIIIEELAEMTEENLKGKEGIILLENTIKARLNELMQEGEVQQVYITSYIIQ, from the coding sequence ATGAAGAATAATAAATTATTGACGGTAATGCTGATTATATTGGTATCCATTACGCTAATCGGGGTTGTCCTTTTTGTTGTCATCACTCAAATGAATAAACAATCGTCAACCCTTGAACCAAGTATTGATGATATTCTAGAGTCAAGTGTAGATATCCCTGAACTCACGACAAATTTAGCGGATGGACAATTTATTCGAATCGAATTGAAAATCCAAACAGATAGCAAAAAGGCAGCGGAAGAACTAACAAAACGCGACTTCCAAACTAAAAATATTATTATAGAAGAACTTGCTGAAATGACTGAAGAAAACTTAAAAGGAAAAGAAGGAATTATTCTTTTAGAAAACACCATTAAAGCCCGATTAAATGAATTGATGCAAGAGGGTGAAGTGCAACAAGTATATATTACCTCCTACATCATTCAGTAA
- the fliM gene encoding flagellar motor switch protein FliM, protein MSGDILSQSEIDALLSALSTGEMTADEMKAEEEKKKVKVYDFKRALRFSKDQIRSLTRIHENFARLLTTFFSAQLRNYVQISVASVDQIPFEEFVRSIPNMTLINVFEVPPLDGNILMEINPNIAYSMLDRLMGGSGTSYSNVANLTEIEQKIMTNLFERAFENLREAWENIVEIDPMLVELEVNPQFLQMISPNETVIVITMNTVIGETSGMINICIPHVVLEPIVHNLSVQYWMQSNTKEPTEAQKKALETKVKKSDLELIVELGTSTITIEEFLMMNIGDVIQLDKKINEPLILKIGDIPKFTVQPGKLKKKMAVQIIESLNGGEEDE, encoded by the coding sequence ATGTCTGGCGATATACTATCCCAATCGGAAATCGATGCTCTGCTTTCCGCCCTTTCTACAGGAGAAATGACTGCGGATGAAATGAAAGCAGAGGAAGAAAAGAAAAAAGTCAAAGTTTATGATTTCAAGCGCGCCTTGCGTTTTTCAAAGGATCAAATCCGCAGTTTGACGCGGATTCATGAAAACTTTGCTCGATTATTAACAACGTTCTTCTCTGCTCAACTTAGAAACTATGTACAAATTTCTGTCGCATCGGTGGATCAAATCCCATTTGAAGAGTTTGTTCGATCTATTCCAAATATGACATTAATAAATGTATTTGAAGTGCCGCCATTAGATGGTAATATTTTAATGGAGATTAATCCGAATATTGCTTATTCTATGTTGGATCGACTAATGGGGGGCAGCGGAACAAGTTATTCAAATGTGGCTAATTTGACAGAGATTGAACAAAAAATCATGACAAATTTATTTGAAAGAGCCTTTGAAAATTTAAGGGAAGCTTGGGAAAATATTGTTGAAATCGATCCAATGCTTGTTGAATTGGAAGTTAATCCACAATTTTTGCAGATGATTTCGCCAAATGAAACAGTTATTGTCATTACAATGAATACAGTGATTGGTGAAACATCAGGAATGATTAACATATGTATCCCGCATGTTGTATTAGAGCCTATTGTACATAATTTATCGGTGCAATATTGGATGCAATCAAATACAAAAGAGCCTACAGAAGCGCAAAAGAAAGCATTGGAAACAAAAGTGAAAAAATCTGATTTGGAGCTGATTGTCGAACTGGGAACATCTACAATTACCATCGAAGAATTTTTAATGATGAATATTGGCGATGTAATCCAGCTTGACAAGAAAATCAACGAGCCATTGATTCTTAAAATTGGAGATATTCCAAAGTTTACAGTTCAACCTGGAAAATTAAAGAAAAAAATGGCAGTTCAAATTATTGAGTCTTTGAATGGAGGAGAAGAAGATGAATGA
- the fliY gene encoding flagellar motor switch phosphatase FliY, producing MNDDMLSQEEIDALLRGEPIDDSSNSASDTNLNVEDYLTDIERDALGELGNISFGSSATALSALLGQKVEITTPVVTIINRNNLEQEFPHPYIAVQVEYTAGLSGANLLVIKQSDAAIIADLMLGGDGRNPSPDLGEIQLSAVQEAMNQMMGSAATSMSTVFNKKVDISPPSLALLNIKEKEGEESIPSDEILVKVSFRLLIGDLVDSSIMELLPLEFSKKLVQTLLGQSEASQSSETASQPEPMQQTAAPSPSVQKEQPAPTQMPQSNVAQWQQPTQQPHQPAYEQAATVQEVPSFTGYAQPKQPVNVQQAEFASFEQPKMSETEARNLNMLLDIPLQVTVELGRTKHSVKEILQLTSGSIIELNRLAGEPVDILVNNRLIAKGEVVVIDENFGVRITDIISQSERINNLR from the coding sequence ATGAATGATGATATGCTCTCCCAAGAAGAAATCGATGCCCTTTTAAGGGGGGAACCAATAGATGATTCATCAAATTCAGCTTCTGACACGAATTTGAATGTTGAAGATTATCTAACGGATATAGAACGTGATGCGTTAGGCGAATTAGGAAATATATCATTCGGGAGTTCTGCAACTGCATTATCTGCGCTGCTAGGACAAAAGGTGGAAATTACAACTCCTGTTGTAACAATTATTAATCGCAACAATTTAGAACAAGAGTTTCCACATCCCTATATAGCTGTACAAGTTGAATATACGGCTGGTTTAAGTGGAGCAAATTTATTAGTCATTAAACAATCGGATGCGGCGATTATTGCCGATTTAATGCTTGGAGGCGATGGTCGCAATCCAAGTCCGGACTTAGGAGAAATTCAATTAAGCGCTGTACAAGAAGCAATGAATCAAATGATGGGTTCTGCTGCCACATCCATGTCTACAGTATTTAACAAAAAAGTCGATATTTCTCCACCTTCCCTTGCTTTATTGAATATTAAGGAAAAAGAAGGGGAAGAAAGCATTCCGAGTGACGAAATATTAGTAAAAGTTTCATTCCGTTTGCTCATCGGAGATTTAGTCGATTCATCAATCATGGAATTATTGCCGCTTGAATTTAGTAAAAAGCTTGTGCAAACTTTGCTTGGACAAAGTGAGGCTTCACAATCATCCGAAACAGCGAGCCAACCTGAACCGATGCAACAAACTGCTGCGCCAAGTCCTTCTGTTCAAAAAGAACAACCTGCACCTACTCAAATGCCGCAAAGCAATGTGGCTCAATGGCAGCAGCCAACTCAACAGCCGCATCAACCTGCATACGAGCAGGCTGCAACTGTTCAGGAAGTTCCAAGCTTTACTGGATATGCACAACCAAAACAGCCGGTGAATGTGCAACAAGCAGAATTTGCTAGCTTCGAACAACCGAAGATGTCGGAAACAGAAGCACGCAATTTAAATATGTTGCTTGATATACCTTTGCAAGTAACCGTTGAGTTAGGACGTACAAAACATTCAGTAAAAGAAATCTTACAATTAACTTCAGGTTCCATCATTGAGTTGAATCGTCTTGCTGGTGAGCCAGTCGATATTCTCGTAAACAACCGCCTTATTGCTAAAGGAGAAGTTGTGGTAATTGATGAAAACTTTGGAGTGAGAATAACTGACATCATCAGTCAATCAGAACGCATCAATAATTTAAGATAA
- a CDS encoding response regulator, producing the protein MSKRILIVDDAAFMRMMIKDILTKNGYEVVAEASDGMQAVEKYLELHPDLVTMDITMPEMDGITALKKIKEVDPNAVVIMCSAMGQQAMVIDAIQAGAKDFIVKPFQADRVIEAIKKAIG; encoded by the coding sequence ATGTCAAAAAGAATTTTGATTGTTGACGATGCAGCATTTATGCGCATGATGATCAAGGATATTTTAACTAAGAATGGTTACGAAGTAGTGGCTGAAGCTTCAGATGGTATGCAAGCAGTAGAAAAATATCTTGAATTGCATCCAGACTTAGTCACAATGGATATCACAATGCCTGAAATGGACGGTATTACAGCGTTGAAAAAAATTAAAGAAGTCGATCCAAATGCTGTTGTCATCATGTGTTCGGCTATGGGTCAACAAGCGATGGTTATCGACGCAATCCAAGCGGGTGCAAAGGACTTTATTGTAAAACCTTTCCAAGCTGATCGTGTAATTGAAGCAATAAAAAAAGCAATAGGTTGA
- a CDS encoding flagellar biosynthetic protein FliO, producing MKRFYKKIELALILLSMFLLIFPTQLVSANSNNKTVSDMYSDNPELHTEDPTAVGETAVGLTAWDYIKMLLTLLFVLVLLIWVLKFISKKSAHFQQNNIVRNLGGISLGSQKSVQILQIGDALYIVGVGENVELLKEINEPEEIQKLLSYYNEKQTLTSSTPYITELLKKLKGQSKKSDNESNSDFGNMFNERLSEIHKVRRDELEKWKEKEHDK from the coding sequence ATGAAAAGATTTTATAAAAAAATAGAACTGGCACTTATATTATTATCCATGTTTCTATTAATTTTTCCGACACAGTTGGTTTCTGCAAATTCCAATAATAAGACAGTGAGCGATATGTATTCAGATAATCCCGAATTGCATACGGAGGATCCTACAGCTGTCGGGGAGACAGCTGTAGGTCTTACAGCGTGGGATTATATAAAAATGCTTCTTACCCTTCTTTTTGTGCTTGTTTTATTGATTTGGGTTTTAAAATTCATCAGTAAAAAAAGCGCACATTTCCAACAAAACAATATTGTACGCAATTTAGGGGGGATTTCCCTCGGTTCTCAAAAATCTGTTCAAATTTTGCAGATAGGAGATGCATTATACATCGTTGGAGTAGGAGAAAATGTAGAGCTCCTAAAAGAAATTAATGAACCAGAGGAAATTCAAAAGCTATTGAGTTATTACAATGAAAAACAAACTTTAACATCAAGTACTCCATACATTACGGAATTGTTGAAAAAATTGAAAGGGCAGTCCAAAAAAAGCGACAATGAATCCAACTCGGATTTTGGAAATATGTTCAACGAGCGTTTATCTGAAATTCATAAGGTGCGCCGCGATGAGCTCGAAAAATGGAAGGAAAAGGAGCACGATAAATAA
- the fliP gene encoding flagellar type III secretion system pore protein FliP (The bacterial flagellar biogenesis protein FliP forms a type III secretion system (T3SS)-type pore required for flagellar assembly.), with translation MDQFISFFSDSNPMNVSTSVKLLLLLTVLSLAPSILILMTSFTRIVIVLSFTRTALATNQTPPNQVIIGLALFLTFFIMAPTFQQVNKEALQPLFNEEIGLEEAYEKASVPFKQFMAKHTRQQDLQLFLEYNQAEKPESVEDIPLTILVPAYALSELKTAFQMGFMIFIPFIVIDMVVASVLMSMGMMMLPPVMISLPFKILLFVLVDGWYLVVKSLLQSF, from the coding sequence ATGGACCAATTTATCTCATTCTTTTCTGATTCTAATCCAATGAATGTTTCTACTTCTGTGAAATTATTGTTGTTATTAACTGTGCTGTCGCTTGCACCTAGTATCTTAATCTTGATGACTTCGTTTACACGAATCGTCATTGTGCTATCTTTTACGCGTACAGCTTTAGCAACAAACCAAACACCTCCCAATCAAGTGATTATTGGGTTAGCCTTATTTTTAACTTTTTTTATCATGGCTCCGACCTTCCAGCAAGTTAATAAGGAAGCGCTGCAACCGCTTTTTAATGAAGAGATAGGCCTTGAAGAAGCCTATGAAAAGGCGAGTGTTCCATTCAAACAATTTATGGCTAAGCATACAAGACAGCAAGATTTGCAACTGTTTTTAGAATATAATCAAGCAGAAAAACCGGAATCGGTGGAAGATATTCCTTTGACCATTTTAGTGCCAGCCTATGCTTTGAGTGAACTGAAAACGGCTTTCCAAATGGGATTTATGATTTTTATACCATTCATTGTAATTGATATGGTCGTAGCAAGTGTCCTCATGTCTATGGGTATGATGATGTTACCGCCAGTTATGATTTCCTTGCCATTTAAAATTTTATTATTTGTACTTGTAGATGGATGGTATTTAGTAGTGAAATCTTTACTCCAAAGTTTTTAG
- the fliQ gene encoding flagellar biosynthesis protein FliQ → MSQLTVIQIAEQAVWVVLLVAGPLMLVALVTGLIISIFQATTSIQEQTLAFAPKIIAVLVAIVFFGPWMVSRMSNYFSGILGNLTRYIG, encoded by the coding sequence ATGTCACAATTAACAGTCATTCAAATAGCTGAGCAAGCGGTATGGGTTGTCCTTTTAGTTGCAGGTCCGTTGATGTTGGTAGCTTTAGTGACAGGTTTAATCATCAGTATTTTCCAAGCAACGACATCCATTCAAGAACAAACATTGGCTTTTGCTCCTAAAATTATAGCGGTATTAGTAGCCATTGTATTTTTTGGGCCGTGGATGGTGTCTAGAATGTCGAACTATTTCTCAGGTATATTGGGCAACTTAACGCGATACATAGGGTGA
- the fliR gene encoding flagellar biosynthetic protein FliR produces MLDIIPQFSVLLLMFVRVSAFFVSVPFFSYRTIPVQLKVILALMLAWMMYYTVPTNAIPIDGNYIMLIIKEAMIGLIIGLAAAIIISIVQIAGGLIDFEMGFAMANIVDPLTGAQSPLMGQFFYFLILYLLIATNGHHLILDGIYYSYQFIPIEGYPNFGDADFAEFVAKMIAVVFSVAFQMSAPLVASLFLVTLAIGITGKTVPQLNIFVVGFPLKIIVGFLILFISMGIMIEVMQKVMGLMITVMRELMQLLGGA; encoded by the coding sequence ATGCTGGATATCATACCACAGTTTTCTGTGTTGCTATTAATGTTTGTTAGGGTTTCAGCCTTTTTTGTATCGGTCCCTTTCTTTTCATATCGCACGATTCCGGTACAATTGAAAGTGATTTTAGCTTTAATGTTGGCTTGGATGATGTATTATACAGTTCCTACTAATGCAATACCAATTGATGGGAATTATATCATGTTGATTATTAAAGAAGCAATGATTGGCCTTATTATTGGTTTAGCTGCTGCAATTATTATTTCGATTGTTCAAATTGCTGGTGGTTTAATCGATTTTGAAATGGGTTTTGCTATGGCTAACATTGTCGATCCGCTTACTGGCGCGCAAAGTCCGCTGATGGGACAATTTTTTTACTTTTTAATTCTTTATTTATTGATTGCTACAAATGGTCACCACCTGATTTTAGATGGGATTTATTATAGTTATCAGTTTATCCCGATTGAAGGGTATCCAAATTTTGGTGATGCCGATTTTGCTGAGTTTGTTGCTAAGATGATTGCCGTTGTTTTTTCTGTTGCATTTCAAATGTCTGCTCCTTTAGTAGCGTCATTGTTTTTAGTCACTCTCGCCATCGGGATTACAGGAAAAACCGTTCCGCAGCTAAATATTTTTGTAGTAGGTTTTCCATTAAAAATTATTGTTGGATTCCTCATTCTCTTTATCTCAATGGGGATTATGATAGAGGTAATGCAAAAAGTAATGGGGTTAATGATTACCGTGATGCGTGAATTAATGCAGTTATTAGGTGGTGCTTAA